The window GGCGGTCGTCGCCGGCCGGCCGCGCGTGCGCATCGCGATCCAGGATCCGCCCCGGGGAACCGGCGACGCCGTCGCGCGCGCGCTCCCCCTCCTCGAGGAATCCCGCGGCCCCGTTCTCGTGCTCTCCGGCGACACTCCCCTCATCACCGCGGATTCGCTGCGCCTCCTGCTCGATCATTTCCGAAAGACGCGCGCGGCCGCGGCGCTCTTTTCCGCCCGTCCCGACGAACCGGGCTCGCTCGGCCGGATCGTGCGGCGCGGCGGCCGGTTCGCCGCGATCGTCGAAGTGCGCGACGCGACGGCCGCGCAGAAGAAGATCCGCGAGATCAACGCCGGGATCTACTGTTTCGACCGCGCGGCCCTGGCCCGCGGACTGCGCGACATCCGCGACGACAACGCGGCGGGGGAGTACTACCTGACGGACGCGGTCACCGCGCTGGTTCGCGCGAAGGCGGCCGTCGAAGCGATCGAGATCCCGGATCCCCGCGAGGCGATGGGCGTCAACTCGCGCCGGGAGCTCGCGTTCGCCGACGCGGTGGAGCGCCGCCGCGGCGCCGAGCGGCTGATCGACCAGGGAGCGACGCTGCTCGATCCGGAGTCGACCCTGGTCGGGCCTTACGTTTCCGCCGCCCGCGACGTCGTGATCCATCCGTTCGTGGTGCTCGAAGGGCGGACGCGTCTCGCCGAAGGGTGCGAGATCAAGTCGTTCTGCGACGTGAACGATTCGGTCGTCGGCCCGCGCACGACGGTCGGCCCCTTCGCGCGGCTGCGGCCCGGCACCGTCCTCGAGGAGGACGTCCGGGTCGGGAACTTCGTCGAGACGAAGAAGGCGCACCTGAAGAAGGGGGCGAAGGCGTCCCATCTTTCGTATCTCGGGGACACCGAGGTCGGGGAGGACGCGAACATCGGCGCGGGCACGATCACCTGCAATTACGACGGCGAGAAGAAGCATTTCACCCGCATCGGCCGCGGGGCCTTCATCGGAAGCGACACGCAGCTCGTCGCGCCGGTCGAGATCGGCGACGGCGCCTACGTGGGCGCCGGATCGACGATCACCAAGAGCGTGCCGCCGGGGGCGCTCGCGATCTCCCGGGAAGCGCAGCGGAACATCGAGGGATGGGCGGCGGCGCGCCGGAAGAAGAACGGAAAATAACCGGCGGCGCGTCGTTTCCGCCGCGGCTCCGCGCTCTTTTCGCCGCGGTCGCCTTTCGTTCGCCGGGCTTTTCGGGAACAATGGAGACGGCATTCTTTTTGCGACGGGAGAGCGCGAAAGATGCCGGAATCGACCGGGACCATACCGATGCAGGACATGATTCGCCGCCGCGGCGGCGGGTAACGGAGCGACTAAAGACCATGTGCGGGATCGTCGGTTATGTCGGCGGGCGGGAAGCCGCGCCCGTCCTGCTCGACGGGCTTCGGCGGCTCGAGTACCGGGGCTACGATTCCGCCGGCATCGCGGTCCTCGAGCAGGGGAAGTTTTTCATCGCCCGCGCCGAAGGGAAGCTCGGCGCTCTCGTCGACAAGCTGAACGGGAACATGCCTCCCGGCACGACCGGGATCGGCCATACGCGGTGGGCCACCCACGGAAAGCCGGTCGAGCGCAACGCCCATCCGCACCTCTCCGGGAACCGCCGGATCGCGGTGATCCACAACGGGATCATCGAGAACTTCGCCTCGCGCAAGGCTCTCCTGAAATCCGAGGGACAGGTGTTCCTCTCCGACACGGACACGGAGGTCTTCGCCCACGAGGTGGAGCGCTGCTATCGGGGAGACCTGTTCGCCGCCGTTCGGGAGGCGAGACAGACCCTCGTCGGGGCCTACGCGGTCGTCGTTTCGTCGGTCGACGAGCCCGGCGTCCTGGTCGCGGCGCGATCCGGCCCTCCGATCGTCCTCGGGGTGGGAGAGGGGGAGAATTTCGTCGCCTCCGACGCGACGGCGGTCCTGCCCTGGACGCGGCGCGTGATCTTCCTCGAAGACGGCGACGTCGCCCGCGTCGACGCGGCGTCGATCCGGATCACGGACGCGGACGGAAACGAAGCGGAGCGGCCCGTCCGGCAGCTCGCCTGGGACGCGGTTTCCGCCGAGAAGTCCGGGTATCTCCACTTCATGGCGAAGGAGATCCACGAGCAGCCCGTCGCGGTCGCGGAGAGCATGGGAGGGAAGGTCTCGCTCGAGACGGGCGCGCTCGAGTTCGACGACCCGCTTCTCTCCCCCGCGCGCGCGTCGCGGATCGATCGCGTCCTGCTCCTCGCCTGCGGTACCTCGTGGCACGCGAGCCTCGTCGGAAAGTTCCTGATCGAGCGCATGGCGCGCATTCCGGTCGAGGTCGACTACGGGAGCGAGTTCCGGTACCGGGCGCCCGTCGTCTCCGAGGCGACGCTCGCGATCGGCGTCTCCCAGTCGGGCGAGACGGCGGACACGGTCGCGGCGCTCCAGGAAGCGCGGCGGCAGGGTGCCTCGCTCGGCGCGATCGTGAACGTTCCCGGCTCCCAGATCGCCCGGATGGCCGAGGCGGTGTGGCCGACGCACGCCGGACCCGAGATCGGCGTCGCGTCGACGAAGGCGTTCACGACGCAGCTGCTCGTGTTCTTCCTGATCGCCGCGCGCCTCCGCGAGGTCCGGGGAATCCGCGCCGGGCTGACCGCGGAGGAGACGGAGGCCCTCGCCCAGCTTCCCGGACTGATGGAAAAGACGATCCGCAAGGAGCCGCAGCTCGAAACGCTCGCGAGGAAGCTGTCGCATTTCCGCGATTTCCTCTATCTCGGCCGGGGTACCCACTACCCGATCGCGCTCGAAGGGGCGCTGAAGCTGAAGGAGATCTCCTACATTCATGCGGAGGGCTACCCGGCGGGCGAGATGAAGCACGGCCCGATCGCGCTGATCTCGGAGGAGATGCCGGTCGTCGTGCTCGCTCCGCGCGACGGGTGGCGCGAAAAGACGCTCTCGAACCTTCGCGAGGTGAAGTCCCGCGACGCGCGCGCGATCGTGGTCACGACGCACGTGGACGGAGAGATCGAGGAGCTCGCCGACGACGTCATCGAGATCCCCGAGACGATTCCGGAGCTCCAGCCGATCATTTCCGTCATTCCGCTCCAGCTCTTCGCGTATCACGTCGCCGTGATCCTCGGCTGCGACGTCGACCAGCCGCGGAACCTCGCAAAAAGCGTGACTGTGGAATAGAGCGGTCGACGCTCTGCCGGAGCTTGCAGCGGAGCTGGGCTCCTGCCTCACGGGCGAGTCGAGGCGAACGCTCTCGCGCCGCCTGCCTCGCCCGCGACGGCGCGGTCTGCGGTTCTTGGGAATCCGGCCGCTCTCGTGAATAATGCCCCCCTTCATGGACGCTGACCCTCTCCTCCAGGACCTCAACCCGGAGCAGCGCGAAGCGGTGCTCGCGGGGGAGGGCCCGATGCTCGTCCTCGCCGGCGCGGGCTCGGGGAAGACGCGCGTCGTGACGCGCCGTCTCGCCCGGCTCGTGCGCGAGGGCGCGGACGCGCGCCGGATCGTCGCCGTGACCTTCACGAACAAGGCCGCCGAAGAGATGCGCGAGCGGGTCGCGGCCCTCGTCGGCCGCCGGCTGCCGTCGTTCGTCGGAACGTTCCATTCCTGGGGCCTGCGGTTCCTGCGGCGGACCGGCGGCGCCGAGGGGCGGACCGCGAGCTTCTCCATCGCGGACACCGCGGACCAGGTCGCGCTCGTGCGGGAGTCGATGGAAGAGCTCGGCCTCTCCGAGCAGACGTTCACTCCCGGCGCGGTGCACGCGCGGATCTCGGACGCGAAATCGTCCGCCCGCTCCGCCGAGAGATTCGCGGCCGAAGAGGGCGATTTCGCGGGCACGCGCATCGCCGGGGTGTTCGCCCGGTACGAGAAGAAGCTCCGAGCCGCGAACGCGTTCGATTTCGACGATCTGATCGCCGTTCCGGTCCGGGCGCTGCGGGAATCGGACGCTCTCCGGGACCGGGAGCGCTCGGCGATCGAGCATCTTCTCGTCGACGAATACCAGGACACGAACGCCGCGCAGGACGCGCTGATCAAGCTCCTCGGCGAGAAGGCCCGCTCGCTCTGCGCCGTCGGAGACGAGGACCAGTCGATCTATGCGTGGCGGGGTGCGCGCGTCGAGCACATCCTGCGCTTCGAGCAGGATTTCCCCGGCGCGCGGATCGTCGCCCTCACCCGGAACTACCGCTCGACGGCGACGATCCTGGACGCGGCCGCCGCCGTCGTCTCGCACAACCGCCGGCGCCGCCCGAAGAAGCTCGTCTCGGAGGCGGGGCCGGGCCAGCCCGTCGAGGTGCGAGCCTTCCGCGACGATCGCGTGGAGGCGGAGGCGGTCGTCTCCGAGATCCGGCGCGCCGAAAGGCCGCTCTCCGAGTTCGCCGTCCTCTTCCGCGTCAACGCGCAGTCCCGCTCGTTCGAGGACGAGCTGATGAGGCAGAACGTGCCCTACGTCGTCATCGGCGGGATGAAGTTCTACGAGCGGGCGGAGGTCAAGGACGCGGTCGCCTACTACCGGCTCGCTCTCGACCCCGCGGACGACCTGGCGTTTCGCCGGGTCGTCAACGTGCCGGCGCGGGGAATCGGCGGCGTCACCGTCGAGCGGCTCGCCGCATCGGCGCGCGAGCGCGGCATCTCGCTCTTCGAGGCGTCCGCCGACGTGCCCGGCGTCACGGAGCGCGCGCGGATCGCCCTCGACCGGTTTCGCGGGGTCGTGGAAGCCGGTCGGGCGAGGGCGGGGGAGCTCTCTCCGTCGGCGCTCCTCGAGTTCCTCCTGGAGACCTCCGGGTACCGGGCGCTCTACGCGGCCTCTTCCGAACGGGAGGACGTCGCCCGGCGCGAGAACCTGGTCGAGCTGGTTTCGGCGGCCCGGGAGTACGAGCGCCGGGAAGGGGAGGGCGCGACGGTGCGCGGATTTCTCGACGCCGTGTCCCTCGCGACGGACGCGGACGCCCCGAGGCCCTCGGGCGCCGTCACCCTCATGACGCTGCACTCGGCCAAGGGCCTGGAGTTCTCGGACGTCTACGTCGCCGGCCTCGAGGAGGGCTTCCTGCCGCACGTGCAGAGCGCGGGCTCCGAGGACGAGATCGAGGAGGAGCGCCGGCTGCTCTACGTCGGGATGACCCGGGCACGCCGGCGCCTGACGCTCACGCTCGCCCGACAGAGGATGCTGTACGGCGAGACGCGGCCGCGGCAGGAATCCCGCTTCGCCGCGGAGCTTCCGCCGTCGGTCACCCGGATCGAGGACGCGGCAGGGGTGCCGACGCTCTTCTCGCGAGACGAGGACGACGATCGCGATTTCCGCTGGGAGAAGACCGAGCGCGTCCGTCTCCCGCTTCGCCGGCCGCCCCCGGTCACCGTCGCGCGACGCCGGGCGCCCGTCCCGGGCGCGCTTTCCGGCTTCTCGCGCGGGGCCCGGGTCCGGCACCCGACGTACGGGTCCGGCGTCGTCCTCCAGCAGGAAGGGTCGGGAGACGAGGCGAGGCTGACCGTCTTCTTCGACCGCGCCGGGAAGAAGAAGTTCGTCGCGAAGTTCGCCAACCTGACGCCGGCGTAGGTCGCGCCGGCCGGCGGGCGATCCGCGCGAGCGGGGACGGACGGACTAGAACTTCGCCACGAGAGCGATCGAGGTGATCGTGTCGGTCTTGCCGAACCCGGGCACCGGCTCGTTCAGGTACGCGAGGTTGTGCGAGGCTTTCAACGAGAAAACCTTGTTGATCGCCACACTCACCGAGAACGTGTTCGCGATCCGCCAGTCGCTCGAATCCTTGAAGCTGTCGACGTACGAGAATTCTTCCGAGATGTCCGTCGTCGACGAAACCTTCCACTTGTAGAGGAAGCCCGCCTGTCCGGTCCCGAACGACTTGTCCTCGCCGACGACGCGCCTTTCTCTCGTGTAGCCGGCGCCGGCTTGCAATTTCAGCTCCTGCGCCGGGGTCTTGACGACCGAGTACGCCGCGCCTCCCAGCGTGGAGAGGCGCTGCTCGATGCCCGCGAACTCGTTCTTGAAATAGTCGTCCTGCACGAAGAGCTCGAATCGCGGGGTGAAGTTGCGGGCGGCGCGCAACTCGCCGGCAATCGTCTTGGCCGTCGTCACGCCATCCGTCTTCCCCTGGACGAACGCTCCCTTGGCGAGCCCGTTCCAGACGTCCTTCTTGAAATCGATCTCGAGTCCCGCGCCGACCGTCTGGACGTTCGTGTTTCCGGTCGTCCCCACGTACGACGCTTCGGCCTTCCCCGACCAGACCGGCGGGGGGCCGGCAGGCGGTTCCTCGGCGAAGGCGGCACCGGCGGCCAGGAGAACGACGATGGCGAGCACACCCGATCGGATCTTCATGCGGTTTCCTCCCCGTCAGGTCCCCGAATTCACGAATGATGCCGGCGGCATCGGGAATCCGCCGGAGAGATCACGCGGGCTGCGGCTGGGCGCACGCCTTGCAGCGCCGCGCGTCCTTCGGAATCACTTCCCGGCACTCGGGGCATTCCTTCGTCGTCGGCTGACCCGGTTTCGGGAGGAACGCCTTCGTGATCATGTACACGACGAAAGCGATGATGATGAAGTCGACCATTCGGCCGATCAGGTCGCCGTACGCGATCGCGTTCTCGGTGACCTTCCCCCCGGCGTCCGTGGCCCGCGAAAGGACGATCTTCGCGTTTCGCCAGTCGCCGGCCGGCAGCAGCAGTCCGATGATCGGATTGAGGACGTCGTCGGCGATGGCCGCGACCACCTTGCCGATTCCGGCGCCGATGATGACGCCGATGGCCAGGGCGATCGCGTTCTGCTTGAGGAGGAACTCCTTGAATTCCTTGATCATCTCGATCCCCTTTCTCTTTTCGTGCACCCGAGGGCGAGCCAATTTGCGGGGATGGACCAGATCGAACGCTCTCGAGGCCACCGGGAACTTCCAGTGTCGCGGGCCGGTGGAAGTATACGATTGACGTCCCGGCGGTCGCGACTGGCTGACCGCCTCCCGAAAGGAGTCCGGCATGGGAATCATGGACAAGATCAAGGAAGAAGCCCGGGAACTGGCGGAGAAAGGGAAGGAACTCGCGGTGGCCCAGGGGCGGGAGCTCCTCGCGGAGGGCAAGCAGACGCTCGCCACGAAGGCGGAAGAGCTCAAGAACCAGGCCGGCCAGAAGGTCGCCGGCATGGTGGACGAACAGAAGAAGAAGCTGGCCGAAAAGCTGCCGGCCGGGTTCAAGAAGTGAGAGCGTGATGCGAACGACGAGACTGGGAACGATCCTGTTCGCGGCCTGGGCCGCGATCCTGCTGGCCGGGCCGCCTCCCGCCGACGCCAGGGCGAAAGCGAAGGAGCCGGCGAAGGCGGCGTCGACTGCGGCGGTCGACATCAACTCGGCGTCCCAGAAGGAACTGGAGGCCCTCCCCGGCATCGGCGCCGCGACGGCGAAGAAGATCGTCGCGGGACGGCCGTACGCGTCGGTCGCGGACCTCTCGCGCGCGGGAGTTTCCGCGAAGACGATCGAAAAACTGACCCCGCTCGTCACGGTCGGCGGCGCATCGGCCACGCCGAAGAAATCGTCCGCCCCCGCGAGCCCTTCGGCCCGGGGAAGAGAGGCCGCTCCGGCGGTTTCGGGGGCGATCGATCTGAACACGGCGTCCGCGAAGGAGCTCGAGGCGCTGCCCGGCGTCGGCTCCGCGACGGCGAAGAAGATCATCGCCGGGAGGCCGTACTCCTCGGTGGAGGATCTCGCGCGGGCGGGACTCTCCGAGAAGACGATCCAGAAGGTCACGCCTCTCGTCAAGGTCGACGCCGCCGCGAGGCCGATGAATACATCCGCCGCCCCGAAATTCCCTGCCGGCAAGGCGGCTGCCCCGACGACCGGCGGCCGGGTGGACGTCAACACCGGTTCGCAGAAGGAGCTCGAGGCGCTTCCCGGCGTCGGCCCGGCGACCGCGAAGAAGATCATCGCCGGCCGGCCGTATGCGTCCGTTCAGGACCTGTCGCGCGCGGGGATCTCCGCGAAGACGATCGAAAAGATCTCTCCGCTCGTCACGGCCGGGGCCGCGGCACCGGGAGCGAGCTCCGGGGGAGCCGGGGCCGCGGCCGCCCCTTCGCCGGCTCCGGCCGCGCCGCGCCGCGCGGGCGCTCCGGCGACGGCGGCTCCCGCCCCCGTGCCTTCCGCGCAGGCGCAGACCCCTCCGTCCCCGGGAATGGTGTGGGTCAACACCGCGACGAAGGTCTACCACCGCGAGGGCGATCCCTGGTACGGGAAGACGAAGGAAGGGAAGTTCATGAACGAGGCGGACGCCATCAAGGCGGGATATCGGGCGTCCAAGCAGGGCATGCCGAAGAAATAGCCCGGCGTCGCAGCGGTCGCGCGGCCCGCCCCTGGCCGGATGCGAGGAGTCAATAATACACGATCTCGGCTCCCCGGGGCCGATGGGCGCGCGCCGCTGAACGCCTCGTTCTGACGAATGTCCGGCGCGGCCAGGAATCGCCGCGCCGGCTCATCTCACGCCGCCTGCGGCTGGCCGCAGGCCTTGCAGCGGCGGGCGCCGGCCGGGATGATTTCCTCGCATTCCAGGCAGGTCTTCGTCGTGATCTTCGAGGACGCCCTCGGGATGAACGCCTTCGCGATCAGGAAGACGACGATCCCGATGATGAAGAAGTCGATCGCCCGTCCGAGCAGGTCGCCGTAAGCGATCGCGTTCTCGGTCATCTTTCCGGTGCCGTCCACCGCGCGCGAAAGCACGATCTTCGCGCTCCGCCAGTCGCCCGCCGGAAGCAGGAGTCCGGCGATCGGGTTGATGACGTCGTCGGCGATCGCCGAGACGACCTTGCCGATCGCGGCGCCGATGATGACGCCGATCGCGAGCGCGAGGGCGTTCTGCTTGAGCAGGAACTGCTTGAACTCGGTCCAGAGGTTCATGTTCTCCTCCCGGGCCGATTATCGCGTTCCGAAACGGGCGACGGCCGAGGAAATCACGCCCGGATACACGCGGCAGAGTATCGGCGGCGACGAGGCGCGGCTCGATGGATGGCCGTGCTGCTGGGCGGAGAGCATCGAGCGGAGGACGAACGGCAATATGCCTCCGTGGCGGTAGTAGTCCCCTTCGTTGGGCGTATCGACGCGCGACAGCACCGTGAATTCCTTCGCGGTGCCGGTGGCGGAGACGGCTCGGACGCGCATCAGCCTGCCGGGAGCGAATCCGTCGGCGATCCCCCCGATCGAGAAGATCTCCTCGCCCGTCAGGCCGAGGGTTTCGGCGCTCTCCCCCCCGGCGAACTGGAGCGGCAGAACGCCCATCCCGATGAGGTTGCTCCGGTGGATCCGCTCGAACGATTCCGCGATCACGGCGCGGACCCCGAGGAGGAGCGTTCCCTTGGCCGCCCAGTCGCGGGACGACCCCGAGCCGTACTCCTTTCCCGCGAGGATGATCAGCGGCACGTTCTCGGCGCGGTACTTCTCGGCCGCGTCGAAGATCGACATCGCCTCTCCGCCGGGGAGGTACCGGGTGACGCCGCCCTCGGTCCCCGGGGCGAGCTTGTTGCGGAGCCGGATGTTCGCGAACGTGCCGCGCACCATCACCTCATGGTTCCCGCGCCGTGAGCCGTAGGAGTTGAACTGCGACGGCGGAACGCCGTGCGCGACGAGGTAGCGGCCCGCGGGGCCGTCGGCGGCGATCGATCCCGCGGGGGAGATGTGATCGGTGGTGACCGAGTCGCCCAGGTACGCGAGAACCCGCGCGGCGCGGATGTCCGAAAGGGGGACCGGCGTCTTCGGGAGATCGTGCAGGAACGACGGCGACTTGATGTACGTCGATTCCGGCCACGCGTAGCGGCTCCCGGCCGGGACCTCGATCGCGTTCCACTCCGCTTCGCCCTCGAAGACTTTCGCGTACGTCCGGCGGAACTGTTCCGGCCGGACCGCGGCGCGCATCGTCTCGGCGACTTCCCGCGGGGAGGGCCAGATGTCGGAGAGATACACCGGCGCGCCGTCCTTTCCCGTGCCGATCGGATCGCGCGTCAGGTTGATGTCCATGCGGCCCGCGAGCGCGTAGGCGACGACGAGGGGCGGCGACATGAGGTAGTTCGCGCGGACGAGGGGATTGATGCGCCCTTCGAAGTTCCGGTTTCCCGAGAGGACAGCGGCGGCGACGAGGTCGTGCTCCTTGACGGCCTTTCCGACCGCCTCCGGCAGCGGGCCGCTGTTGCCGATGCAGGTCGTGCAGCCGTATCCGACGAGCTGGAAGCCGACGCGGTCGAGCGCGTCCTGCAGCCCGGCCTCCCGGAGGTACTCCGTGACCACCTTCGAGCCCGGGGCGAGGCTCGTCTTGACCTGGGCCGGAGCGCGAAGGCCCCGCTCGACCGCCTTCTTCGCGAGGAGTCCGGCGGCGATCATCACGGAAGGGTTCGACGTGTTCGTGCACGACGTGATCGCGGCGATCACGACCGACCCGTGCGTCAGCTCCACCGATTTTCCGTCGAGCGGGATCGTCGCGCACGTCCGCAGGTGGCCGAGGTCTTCCGGCTGCGCGAGCTCGGCCGGCACCGGATCGACGTTGCCTCCCTCGCCCACCCACCGTTCGACCGCCGTCTTGGTCACTTTCGCCGTGCTCTTCTCGAGGATCTGCGCGAGCGAGCGCCGGAATTCGCGTTTCGCGTCGGACAGCGGTACCCGGTCCTGCGGGCGCTTCGGGCCCGCGATCGACGGCTCGACGGACGCGAGGTCGAGCTCCATGCGGTCCGAGAACTCGGGCTCGCCGCCTCCGCCGAAGACGCCCTGCTCCTTCTGGTACGCCTCCGTCAGCGCGACGAGCGCTTCGTCGCGGCCGCTGAAGCGGAGATATCGGAGGGTCTCGTCGTCGGCCGGGAAGAACCCCATCGTCGCGCCGTATTCCGGGGCCATGTTCGCGATCGTCGCCCGGTCGGCGAGCGCGAGCGCCGCCATTCCCGGCCCGTAGAACTCGACGAACTTCCCCACGACGCCCTTCTGGCGGAGCATCTGCGTGACCGTCAGCACGAGATCGGTCGCGGTCGCGCCGGGCGAGAGGGATCCCGTCAGCCGGAAGCCGATGACCTCCGGGATGAGCATCGAGATCGGCTGGCCGAGGAGCGCCGCCTCCGCCTCGATTCCTCCGACGCCCCAGCCGAGAACGCCGAGGCCGTTGATCATCGTCGTGTGCGAGTCGGTGCCGACGAGCGTGTCGAAATACGCGAGCGGATTGCCGGAGGCGCGCGGCTCGACGAACGTCACGCGCGCGAGGAACTCGAGGTTGACCTGGTGGACGATCCCGGTGTCCGGAGGAACGACCCGGAACCGGTCGAACGCGGTCTGTCCCCATTTCAGGAACGAATACCGCTCGGCGTTGCGCTCGAACTCGATCTTCGCGTTCTCCGCGAAGGCGGTCGGCTTTCCGAAGACGTCCACCTGGACGGAGTGGTCGATCACGAGGTCCGCCGGCCGGAGCGGATTGATCCGCGCGGGGTCGCCTCCCCAGGCGGCGACGGCGTCCCGCATCGCGGCGAGGTCGACGACGCACGGCACCCCGGTGAAGTCCTGCAGGAGCACGCGGGCCGGCGTGAACTGCGTCTCGCGCGAGGGCTTCGCTTTCGGGTCCCACGCGGCGAGCGCCGCGATGTCCTCCCGTTTCACGATGCGTCCGTCCTCGAACCGCAGCAGGTTCTCGAGGAGGATCCGGAGCGAGACGGGAAGCCGGGAAATGCCGGAGAGGCCCGCCTTCTCGAGAGCGGCGAGCGAGCGGATCTCGCAGGTGGCGCCCCCCGCCGCGAGGTCCCGGCGCGTGCCGAAGGAATCGAGGTATTTCTGTTCGTTCTTCATCGATTCTTAGCCTATCGCAACGATCCCGATTCCCAGGATTCGAATGCATCAGCGGCGCGGGGCGGCGGAAGGTCCGGTAGAATTCCGACCGATTTCCCCGAAGAGCAACGGACGCCCGCGCGAAGCGGGCACGCAGGAGGAAGGATGAGACGGATGGCGGCGGCGCTCTGGTTGATGGCGGCGGTGATGGTCGCGCCCGGGCACGCCGGGACGACCGCCGCGGAATCCCCGGGCTCCTCCGAGCCGTCCTCGGAGCCGAAGCGCGCGTTTCCCGAGGAGGCGAAGAAGACGACTTCGGCGCAGCCTTCGGAAGAGGAGGAGAAACCGACTCCCGAGGGGCTGGAGGCTGAAAAGAAGGCCGGCCCCTTCGCGGGACTCAAGTTCCGTTTCATCGGGCCTCCGGGCAACCGCGTCAGCGCCGTCGTCGGCGTGCCGGGCGATCCGAACGTCTATTACGCGGGCGCGGCTTCCGGCGGCGTGTGGAAGTCGATCGACGGCGGAAACGAGTGGAAGCCGGTCTTCGACAAGGAAGACGCCCAGTCGATCGGCGCGATCGCGATCGCCCCTTCGGATCCGAACGTCGTCTGGGTCGGGACCGGAGAGACCTTCATCCGCAGCAACGTCTCGATCGGGGACGGCGTCTACAAGTCGACCGACGCGGGGAAGACCTGGAAGCACATGGGCCTGGAGAAAACGGGACGGATCGGCCGCGTGATCGTCGATCCGCGGGATCCCGACACCGTCTTCGTCGCGGCCCTCGGGACCTGCTACGGTCCGCAGCCCGAGCGCGGCGTGTATCGCACGACCAACGGCGGGAAGAGCTGGGAGCGGGTGCTCTTCGTCGACGAGAACACCGGCGCGTCCGACCTCGCGATGGACCCGAAGAACCCGAGGGTCCTCTTCGCGGGAACCTGGCAGATCGACATCAAGACCTGGGGGAGGAAGAGCGGCGGCCCCGGGTCGGGAGTCTGGGTCTCGCGCGACGGCGGAACGACGTGGAAGCGCATCAAAGAGCACGGCCTTCCCGATCCCCCCCTGGGCAAGATCGCGGTCGGGATCGGGACGAACGATCCGGA of the Thermoanaerobaculia bacterium genome contains:
- the glmU gene encoding bifunctional UDP-N-acetylglucosamine diphosphorylase/glucosamine-1-phosphate N-acetyltransferase GlmU; this translates as MAAGAGTRMNSDLPKVLHRVAGRPMLEAVLDEAEKLDPRGIVVVAGHGRERVAAVVAGRPRVRIAIQDPPRGTGDAVARALPLLEESRGPVLVLSGDTPLITADSLRLLLDHFRKTRAAAALFSARPDEPGSLGRIVRRGGRFAAIVEVRDATAAQKKIREINAGIYCFDRAALARGLRDIRDDNAAGEYYLTDAVTALVRAKAAVEAIEIPDPREAMGVNSRRELAFADAVERRRGAERLIDQGATLLDPESTLVGPYVSAARDVVIHPFVVLEGRTRLAEGCEIKSFCDVNDSVVGPRTTVGPFARLRPGTVLEEDVRVGNFVETKKAHLKKGAKASHLSYLGDTEVGEDANIGAGTITCNYDGEKKHFTRIGRGAFIGSDTQLVAPVEIGDGAYVGAGSTITKSVPPGALAISREAQRNIEGWAAARRKKNGK
- the mscL gene encoding large conductance mechanosensitive channel protein MscL, whose protein sequence is MHEKRKGIEMIKEFKEFLLKQNAIALAIGVIIGAGIGKVVAAIADDVLNPIIGLLLPAGDWRNAKIVLSRATDAGGKVTENAIAYGDLIGRMVDFIIIAFVVYMITKAFLPKPGQPTTKECPECREVIPKDARRCKACAQPQPA
- a CDS encoding UvrD-helicase domain-containing protein, with translation MDADPLLQDLNPEQREAVLAGEGPMLVLAGAGSGKTRVVTRRLARLVREGADARRIVAVTFTNKAAEEMRERVAALVGRRLPSFVGTFHSWGLRFLRRTGGAEGRTASFSIADTADQVALVRESMEELGLSEQTFTPGAVHARISDAKSSARSAERFAAEEGDFAGTRIAGVFARYEKKLRAANAFDFDDLIAVPVRALRESDALRDRERSAIEHLLVDEYQDTNAAQDALIKLLGEKARSLCAVGDEDQSIYAWRGARVEHILRFEQDFPGARIVALTRNYRSTATILDAAAAVVSHNRRRRPKKLVSEAGPGQPVEVRAFRDDRVEAEAVVSEIRRAERPLSEFAVLFRVNAQSRSFEDELMRQNVPYVVIGGMKFYERAEVKDAVAYYRLALDPADDLAFRRVVNVPARGIGGVTVERLAASARERGISLFEASADVPGVTERARIALDRFRGVVEAGRARAGELSPSALLEFLLETSGYRALYAASSEREDVARRENLVELVSAAREYERREGEGATVRGFLDAVSLATDADAPRPSGAVTLMTLHSAKGLEFSDVYVAGLEEGFLPHVQSAGSEDEIEEERRLLYVGMTRARRRLTLTLARQRMLYGETRPRQESRFAAELPPSVTRIEDAAGVPTLFSRDEDDDRDFRWEKTERVRLPLRRPPPVTVARRRAPVPGALSGFSRGARVRHPTYGSGVVLQQEGSGDEARLTVFFDRAGKKKFVAKFANLTPA
- the glmS gene encoding glutamine--fructose-6-phosphate transaminase (isomerizing), whose protein sequence is MCGIVGYVGGREAAPVLLDGLRRLEYRGYDSAGIAVLEQGKFFIARAEGKLGALVDKLNGNMPPGTTGIGHTRWATHGKPVERNAHPHLSGNRRIAVIHNGIIENFASRKALLKSEGQVFLSDTDTEVFAHEVERCYRGDLFAAVREARQTLVGAYAVVVSSVDEPGVLVAARSGPPIVLGVGEGENFVASDATAVLPWTRRVIFLEDGDVARVDAASIRITDADGNEAERPVRQLAWDAVSAEKSGYLHFMAKEIHEQPVAVAESMGGKVSLETGALEFDDPLLSPARASRIDRVLLLACGTSWHASLVGKFLIERMARIPVEVDYGSEFRYRAPVVSEATLAIGVSQSGETADTVAALQEARRQGASLGAIVNVPGSQIARMAEAVWPTHAGPEIGVASTKAFTTQLLVFFLIAARLREVRGIRAGLTAEETEALAQLPGLMEKTIRKEPQLETLARKLSHFRDFLYLGRGTHYPIALEGALKLKEISYIHAEGYPAGEMKHGPIALISEEMPVVVLAPRDGWREKTLSNLREVKSRDARAIVVTTHVDGEIEELADDVIEIPETIPELQPIISVIPLQLFAYHVAVILGCDVDQPRNLAKSVTVE
- a CDS encoding helix-hairpin-helix domain-containing protein, encoding MRTTRLGTILFAAWAAILLAGPPPADARAKAKEPAKAASTAAVDINSASQKELEALPGIGAATAKKIVAGRPYASVADLSRAGVSAKTIEKLTPLVTVGGASATPKKSSAPASPSARGREAAPAVSGAIDLNTASAKELEALPGVGSATAKKIIAGRPYSSVEDLARAGLSEKTIQKVTPLVKVDAAARPMNTSAAPKFPAGKAAAPTTGGRVDVNTGSQKELEALPGVGPATAKKIIAGRPYASVQDLSRAGISAKTIEKISPLVTAGAAAPGASSGGAGAAAAPSPAPAAPRRAGAPATAAPAPVPSAQAQTPPSPGMVWVNTATKVYHREGDPWYGKTKEGKFMNEADAIKAGYRASKQGMPKK
- a CDS encoding DUF481 domain-containing protein — encoded protein: MKIRSGVLAIVVLLAAGAAFAEEPPAGPPPVWSGKAEASYVGTTGNTNVQTVGAGLEIDFKKDVWNGLAKGAFVQGKTDGVTTAKTIAGELRAARNFTPRFELFVQDDYFKNEFAGIEQRLSTLGGAAYSVVKTPAQELKLQAGAGYTRERRVVGEDKSFGTGQAGFLYKWKVSSTTDISEEFSYVDSFKDSSDWRIANTFSVSVAINKVFSLKASHNLAYLNEPVPGFGKTDTITSIALVAKF
- a CDS encoding MscL family protein; this translates as MNLWTEFKQFLLKQNALALAIGVIIGAAIGKVVSAIADDVINPIAGLLLPAGDWRSAKIVLSRAVDGTGKMTENAIAYGDLLGRAIDFFIIGIVVFLIAKAFIPRASSKITTKTCLECEEIIPAGARRCKACGQPQAA